In bacterium, one DNA window encodes the following:
- a CDS encoding radical SAM protein, translated as MIVLAEIVIPPDDVYGVKYPPLALACLAGALKNAGEQSQIVLFRHGDDSYKWVNQVLALQPQVVGFSVFVGFKLKMALHLSRLLKQLQPDLPILWGGVHPSLEPEQCLYEPSIDWICVGPGESTIVSIARMLHRNIGIEQVPSLAYRNNGKVVINPPGIPGIDSTIGRPDWESFPVQEFVFSTNPQQKTIGFISSRGCPFNCGFCYNKAFHGRHWQPSDITQIQKEMQYLRSQYSINSFLFLDDCFLGNKKRAIELLEWMSQNGFICYAVDLRVNQIDYDIIDTLHTAGIRSVFIGIESSSERILQLITKGFGVEDIERAMVVLKKYPDILILLSFIVGFPTESFQEIKETISTCAKLCLHRSNTLIALNKYLPLPGTALFKLSLQHGFKEPKNLADWLSLNVDAYGISKLDYFPGRFTATEIGYIQRAILYLRILYRPYLTEKMKSIRRCVAEIFRYIAIARLHYHLLWFPVDIWIYNILRRLFQSKTP; from the coding sequence ATGATTGTATTAGCTGAAATTGTCATTCCTCCAGATGATGTATATGGAGTTAAATATCCACCATTGGCTCTGGCGTGTTTGGCAGGTGCACTTAAAAATGCTGGAGAACAATCGCAAATAGTATTATTTCGACATGGGGATGACTCATACAAATGGGTTAATCAAGTACTCGCATTACAGCCACAGGTAGTAGGCTTTTCTGTCTTTGTAGGATTCAAATTGAAGATGGCATTACATCTGTCAAGATTACTCAAACAACTTCAGCCTGATTTACCAATTTTGTGGGGCGGAGTCCATCCTTCCCTTGAACCAGAACAATGCCTCTATGAACCATCTATTGACTGGATATGCGTGGGACCTGGTGAATCTACAATAGTATCCATAGCCCGGATGCTTCACCGTAATATCGGTATTGAACAGGTTCCGTCACTGGCATATCGCAATAACGGCAAGGTGGTTATCAATCCTCCAGGCATTCCAGGAATTGACTCTACTATAGGACGTCCTGACTGGGAAAGTTTTCCCGTTCAGGAATTTGTCTTTAGCACCAATCCTCAACAGAAGACTATTGGATTCATTAGCTCGCGTGGTTGTCCATTCAATTGTGGCTTTTGTTATAATAAAGCATTCCATGGCAGACATTGGCAACCATCAGATATAACTCAAATCCAGAAAGAAATGCAGTATCTTCGTTCTCAATATAGTATTAATTCATTTCTCTTTCTGGATGATTGTTTTTTGGGCAACAAAAAGCGTGCGATAGAATTGTTGGAATGGATGAGTCAAAATGGATTTATTTGCTATGCAGTAGATTTGAGAGTAAATCAAATAGATTATGATATCATTGATACATTACATACAGCTGGTATCAGGTCGGTTTTCATTGGTATTGAGTCATCCTCCGAGAGAATATTACAATTAATAACAAAAGGTTTCGGGGTAGAGGATATAGAACGGGCTATGGTAGTTTTGAAAAAATATCCTGATATATTAATTTTATTGTCGTTCATCGTTGGTTTTCCTACAGAATCATTTCAGGAGATAAAGGAAACAATTTCCACTTGTGCCAAATTGTGTCTTCATCGCTCAAATACATTGATTGCTTTGAATAAATATTTACCTTTACCAGGTACGGCATTGTTCAAATTATCATTACAACATGGTTTCAAGGAACCTAAGAATTTGGCAGATTGGTTATCTTTGAATGTAGATGCTTATGGCATTAGTAAACTTGATTATTTCCCCGGTAGATTCACTGCTACAGAAATCGGGTATATACAACGAGCTATTCTCTATCTACGGATATTGTATAGACCTTATCTAACCGAAAAGATGAAAAGTATCAGGAGATGTGTTGCTGAAATATTCAGATACATAGCTATAGCTCGCTTACATTACCACTTATTGTGGTTTCCTGTTGATATATGGATTTATAATATTCTACGCCGATTATTCCAATCTAAAACACCATAA
- a CDS encoding glycosyltransferase family 2 protein, giving the protein MDSQPQVGRLEHPVLLHRESTCNISVIIVNWNTYELLEKCLESIYNQTINVTYEVIVVDNGSTDGSCEMVQVKFPQTILIRNEKNEGFAFACNKGMRQANGHYFLLLNSDTIIVNDAISQIVQYMDENQRAGAGGCGLLNPDGSLQPACGWFPTLYSILANFNPIGKLSNLIQKEYKYFPPPFLSYQEHLQEQDVDWIVGACIIVRREAVEQAGLMDETMFFYAEEWDWCYRIKKNGWHIIYTPNPKIIHIGGGSTVVSLANRVSAILNGQQYFYQKHLGFIKASIIKLMILVGALGKGTFWSVLYILYFYSPDRRKLFLNKIKWHIYVLRWVFSLQGD; this is encoded by the coding sequence ATGGATAGTCAGCCGCAAGTGGGGCGTTTAGAACATCCAGTACTGCTACATCGAGAATCTACTTGTAACATCTCTGTGATTATTGTTAATTGGAATACCTATGAGTTACTGGAAAAATGTCTTGAGTCAATTTACAATCAGACAATCAATGTAACCTATGAAGTAATCGTTGTAGATAACGGTTCTACAGATGGTAGCTGTGAAATGGTGCAAGTAAAATTTCCTCAGACAATCCTTATCCGAAACGAGAAAAATGAAGGATTCGCTTTTGCCTGCAATAAAGGAATGCGTCAAGCAAATGGACACTATTTTCTCCTTCTTAATAGTGATACAATTATTGTTAATGACGCTATCTCTCAAATAGTGCAATATATGGATGAGAATCAAAGAGCCGGTGCTGGTGGTTGCGGGCTACTAAACCCGGATGGTTCTCTACAACCAGCCTGTGGTTGGTTTCCAACGCTGTATTCCATACTTGCGAATTTTAATCCCATCGGGAAATTGAGTAATCTGATACAGAAAGAATACAAATATTTTCCTCCACCTTTTCTTTCCTACCAGGAACATCTTCAAGAGCAAGATGTTGATTGGATAGTGGGAGCATGTATCATTGTTCGCCGTGAGGCTGTTGAACAGGCAGGTCTTATGGATGAAACAATGTTCTTTTATGCTGAAGAATGGGATTGGTGTTATCGAATCAAGAAGAATGGATGGCATATTATCTATACCCCGAACCCAAAGATAATTCACATCGGAGGTGGAAGTACTGTAGTATCCCTTGCTAACCGTGTTAGTGCTATTTTAAACGGTCAGCAATATTTTTATCAAAAACATCTTGGTTTTATTAAGGCGAGCATTATCAAACTGATGATTTTAGTTGGGGCATTGGGAAAAGGAACCTTTTGGTCGGTTCTATACATTTTATATTTTTATTCCCCTGACCGTCGAAAATTATTTTTGAATAAAATTAAATGGCATATCTATGTGCTTCGATGGGTTTTTTCTTTACAAGGAGACTAA
- a CDS encoding class I SAM-dependent methyltransferase produces MTNELNINFILALYDKYLYDLQKVRKYQRKLHYQKGYPWFKKPWFEKYFIYRALRYILKNFSYTQNVVKMDPQLDDVEAEITYLLIREFRPETVVEISPCGGWSTSWILNAIKDNDFGKLYSYDIVNYSTKLVPSDLSKNRWVFTKGDIKENIEKLPQKIDYLFMDSDHSATFTHWYIQNIFSNLKNGTTVSVHDVFHTADPTGFDAEGGVIIDWLKQKKIEYFTASPAKEKVVYDKIMSIKNKLNIKKLIHYSQGTNPMIFFIFKK; encoded by the coding sequence ATGACTAACGAATTGAATATTAATTTTATCCTTGCTTTATATGATAAATATTTATATGATCTCCAAAAGGTAAGAAAATATCAAAGAAAATTACATTATCAAAAGGGTTATCCCTGGTTTAAAAAACCTTGGTTTGAAAAATATTTTATCTACCGTGCACTGCGATATATTTTAAAAAATTTTAGTTATACACAGAATGTAGTTAAAATGGACCCTCAATTGGATGATGTTGAGGCAGAAATAACTTATTTATTGATTCGAGAATTTAGGCCAGAGACTGTTGTGGAAATTTCCCCTTGCGGAGGATGGTCTACATCATGGATTCTAAATGCAATAAAAGATAACGACTTTGGAAAATTATATTCATATGACATAGTGAATTACTCGACAAAATTGGTACCATCAGATTTATCTAAAAATAGGTGGGTGTTTACCAAAGGAGATATAAAGGAAAATATAGAGAAACTACCTCAAAAAATCGATTATCTTTTTATGGATTCAGATCATTCTGCTACTTTCACCCATTGGTATATCCAAAATATATTTTCTAACCTAAAAAATGGAACCACGGTAAGTGTCCATGATGTATTTCATACGGCAGATCCCACTGGTTTTGATGCTGAAGGTGGTGTGATTATAGATTGGTTAAAACAGAAAAAGATAGAATATTTTACAGCATCTCCCGCAAAAGAAAAAGTTGTATATGATAAAATTATGTCAATTAAAAACAAATTGAACATCAAAAAACTAATACATTATAGTCAAGGAACTAATCCCATGATTTTTTTTATTTTTAAAAAATGA
- a CDS encoding glycosyltransferase family 4 protein, with amino-acid sequence MRILIVSPFYPLPIRSGGHSRIFNLIRYTGQRHNVQLLSLITPDLYRFPEALEGVKEPAVLVLARNNDTFGQRLAEAMLPWKWLRTIRRLQERIVGLPRQASRFYFPPLAQHLKRLLTKYHFDVVQLEYTAMGRYLPLIRRYAPDVRIVLDEIDISYIALQRLAEQSNDRQKKFLQREIIRMRQFEHSLWSQCDAMITPSEVDEQHIQEYASPEKVWVVPNGVDTEYFSFHPCETNNHSILFLGYFRHPPNVIGLRFFIQEVLPQIRKHLPDVRLEVVGDAVPEDIKRLHSKDGITIHGYVKDVRAFMHQCRAMVVPIFNGGGTRLKVLEAFSAGLPVVSTVLGCEGIDIQSEQELLLANTSQEFTRALCSLLENDSLAYSLAKRARQLVETKYSWKTLSQQLEEVWIYG; translated from the coding sequence ATGAGGATATTGATTGTCTCTCCATTTTATCCTTTACCAATTCGTTCAGGTGGACATAGCCGCATTTTCAATTTAATCCGTTATACTGGACAGCGGCATAATGTGCAACTTCTTTCGTTGATTACCCCTGACCTTTACAGATTTCCAGAAGCATTGGAAGGAGTTAAAGAACCTGCCGTTCTTGTCCTGGCCAGAAATAATGATACTTTTGGTCAACGGTTGGCTGAAGCGATGTTGCCATGGAAATGGTTGAGAACAATACGGCGATTGCAGGAGCGGATTGTCGGGCTACCACGGCAGGCTTCACGCTTTTATTTCCCACCGCTCGCTCAACATCTCAAAAGATTGTTAACCAAATATCATTTTGATGTTGTTCAGCTGGAATATACCGCTATGGGACGATATTTACCATTGATAAGGAGGTATGCACCTGATGTTAGGATAGTGCTTGACGAAATCGATATTAGCTACATAGCCCTTCAACGCCTTGCAGAACAAAGCAATGACCGACAGAAAAAATTCTTGCAAAGGGAGATAATTCGTATGAGACAATTTGAGCACTCTTTATGGTCACAATGCGATGCAATGATTACCCCCTCAGAAGTAGATGAACAGCACATCCAGGAGTATGCTTCCCCGGAGAAGGTTTGGGTGGTACCTAACGGTGTTGATACAGAATATTTTTCGTTTCATCCTTGTGAAACTAACAACCATTCCATTCTATTTCTCGGTTATTTTCGACATCCTCCAAATGTTATAGGACTGCGTTTTTTTATTCAGGAAGTGCTACCACAGATTCGCAAGCATTTGCCAGATGTTCGGCTGGAAGTTGTTGGAGATGCCGTTCCAGAGGATATTAAAAGATTACATAGTAAGGATGGTATCACCATACACGGTTATGTTAAAGATGTTCGGGCATTTATGCATCAATGTCGCGCAATGGTAGTGCCCATTTTTAATGGTGGTGGAACACGACTTAAGGTTCTGGAGGCATTTTCCGCTGGATTGCCCGTAGTATCAACAGTATTAGGATGTGAAGGGATTGACATTCAGAGCGAACAAGAATTACTATTGGCTAACACATCACAGGAGTTCACCCGAGCATTGTGTAGTTTACTGGAGAATGATTCTCTTGCCTATTCTCTGGCAAAAAGAGCCCGTCAATTGGTTGAAACAAAATACAGCTGGAAAACACTGTCGCAACAACTGGAGGAGGTATGGATTTATGGATAG